TGATGCAGGCGCCGGGGCCTTCACTGCCGACGAGCTCGATCATCCTCAACCTCCCTCATCCACCCATGCTCGTGTAGCACGGGCTCCATAACGAATTTTTAGAATCACATCAACTCTCGGAACCACTCAACCACGCGACGGCGCACGCGATTGAAGACGCGGCCGTCGTCGACGAGCCCCGGGAGGTGGCTGCGCGGTTGGGCGCCGTAGCACGCGAGGCCGACCACGGCGGCGTAGTCGGGGCTGGCGAGCGTGTCGTCGACGCCTTCGCCGACGTACGGCGCGCCGACCCGCACCGGCAACTGGAAGACGCGCTCGGCGAGCGCCACCACGCCGTCCATCATCACGCTGCCGCCGGTGAGGACGATGCCCGAGGCCAACGCGGTGTCGAGCCCGCAGCGGATGAGCTGGCGCTGCACCAGGGCGAAGATCTCGTCCAGCCGCGGCTCGACGATCTCGGCGAGGATGCGGCGCGACAGCTCGCGCGGCGCCCGCCCGCCGACCGTCGGCACCTCCACCATGTCCTCGGCGGGCACCGCCGACGCCAGCGCGGCGCCGAAGCGGCGCTTGAGCAGCTCGGCGTCGCGGAACGGCGTGCGCAGCCCGGCGGCGATGTCGCTCGACACGTGGTTGCCGCCCACCGCGAGCACCGCGGTGTGCTTGGCCGCGCCGCCGGCGAAGGCGAGGAGCCCGGTGGTGCCGGCGCCGATCTCGACCACGGCGACGCCGAGCTCCTTCTCCTCGGGCGACAGCACCGACTCGGCGGCGGCGAGCGGCGCGAAGACCAGGTCGACGACGTGCAGGCCGGCGCGCTGGCAGCACTTGATGACGTTCTGCGCCGCGGCGATCGGCGTGCTGATGATGTGCACCCGGGCCTCGAGGCGGACGCCGGACATGCCGACCGGCTCCTTGATGCCGTCCTGGCCGTCGACCACGAACTCCTGCGGCAGCACGTGCAGGATGTCCTGGTCGGTGGGCAGGGCGACGGCGCGCGCCGCGTCGAGCACCCGCTCGACGTCGCCGGGCGCCACTTCGCCGCTCTTGATCGCCACCACGCCGTGGCTGTTGAAGCCCTTGATGTGACTGCCGCCGACCGTGGCGTAGACGCTGTGGATCTCGCAGCCGGCGCGCAGCTCGGCTTCCTTCACCGCGCTGGCGATCGCCTGCACGGTCGCCTCCATGTTGACCACCACGCCGCGGCGCAGGCCTTCGCAGGGCGCGGTGCCGCAGCCGAGGACGCTCAGGCCGCCGCCCGGCGCCAGCTCGGCGACCACCGCCGCGACGCGCGACGTCCCGACGTCCAGTCCGACCAGTAGCTCCGGCTTCTTCGCCATGGGATCACGCTTTCAGCCGGCGGCCGCGCTTGGGGACGCGCGGCGCCGGCGGCGGCGCCGCCTCGGCCTGGCGCAGGGTGGCGACCACCTGGTTGCGGAAGCGCAGGTCGAGCCGCGCCAGTTGCTCGCTCGGGCCCTGCCAGCCGCGCAAGGCGCGGTCGGCGCGCTCGAGCTTGGTGTGCCAGCTCCCCCACCCGAGCACCAGCGACACGCGCGGCCGCGCCGGGAAGACGATGATGCCGTCCTCGGGATCGACGTGCACCTCCGAGATCGAGCCGACGCACGCCGCCCGGCCGTCGCGGCGGCGCGCCGCGTCGGTCGCCACGGCATCGGCCGTGGGCTCGCAGCGGCGCAGCAGACGCAGGGCCCGGCGCAGCATCCAGTTGCGCGTGCCGGCGGGCGCGTCGGCGTCGAGCCCGGTGATCACCGGCAGGTTGCGCGGAT
The genomic region above belongs to bacterium and contains:
- the ftsA gene encoding cell division protein FtsA; translation: MAKKPELLVGLDVGTSRVAAVVAELAPGGGLSVLGCGTAPCEGLRRGVVVNMEATVQAIASAVKEAELRAGCEIHSVYATVGGSHIKGFNSHGVVAIKSGEVAPGDVERVLDAARAVALPTDQDILHVLPQEFVVDGQDGIKEPVGMSGVRLEARVHIISTPIAAAQNVIKCCQRAGLHVVDLVFAPLAAAESVLSPEEKELGVAVVEIGAGTTGLLAFAGGAAKHTAVLAVGGNHVSSDIAAGLRTPFRDAELLKRRFGAALASAVPAEDMVEVPTVGGRAPRELSRRILAEIVEPRLDEIFALVQRQLIRCGLDTALASGIVLTGGSVMMDGVVALAERVFQLPVRVGAPYVGEGVDDTLASPDYAAVVGLACYGAQPRSHLPGLVDDGRVFNRVRRRVVEWFRELM
- a CDS encoding FtsQ-type POTRA domain-containing protein, translating into MTAWLARWRWVGLGVCAALGLAALGWMARRPLVERLRHHPYFVVNQVAIHGVGPALTPADVTAWLGLGDTTTVWEATPAAVRERLEAHPFIAAAAVKRIFPGRLEIVVHERRPKAIAVLGDLFYVDRGGATFGPLRPTDPRNLPVITGLDADAPAGTRNWMLRRALRLLRRCEPTADAVATDAARRRDGRAACVGSISEVHVDPEDGIIVFPARPRVSLVLGWGSWHTKLERADRALRGWQGPSEQLARLDLRFRNQVVATLRQAEAAPPPAPRVPKRGRRLKA